The following coding sequences lie in one Palaemon carinicauda isolate YSFRI2023 chromosome 7, ASM3689809v2, whole genome shotgun sequence genomic window:
- the LOC137643442 gene encoding uncharacterized protein yields MFQRTLILAAILAAFARGLPPPISPCDLITYELQRVLRPMDPHTFPIISDFNYIRDNRSATYDLFNLKFEGFSIVRCSSFHDFGQDRVATLNLKDPIWNSIPVMLMYTLIDQVLLIK; encoded by the exons ATGTTCCAGAGAACATTGATCCTGGCGGCAATTTTAGCTGCCTTTGCACGAGGGCTTCCGCCTCCAA TTTCACCATGTGACCTAATTACTTATGAACTACAAAGGGTGCTTCGTCCCATGGATCCACACACGTTCCCCATCATCTCCGATTTCAATTATATTCGTGACAACAGAAG tgccacCTACGACTTGTTTAACCTGAAATTTGAAGGCTTTTCCATTGTTAGGTGCAGCTCCTTCCATGATTTTGGGCAAGACCGCGTG GCAACACTAAACCTCAAAGACCCAATTTGGAATTCAATACCAGTCATGCTGATGTACACATTAATCGACCAGGTTCTCCTAATCAAGTAA